The following are from one region of the Stanieria cyanosphaera PCC 7437 genome:
- the isiD gene encoding protein IsiD, whose translation MNSVKLTQQNIAELTAEDVANLASRLEQDDYSNPFEALEDWHLLRAIAFQRQELVEPYFYLLDIETYDEA comes from the coding sequence ATGAACAGTGTCAAATTAACGCAACAAAATATTGCTGAACTAACGGCTGAAGATGTGGCAAATTTAGCTAGTCGTTTAGAACAAGATGATTACAGTAACCCCTTTGAAGCTTTAGAAGATTGGCATTTACTTAGAGCGATCGCTTTTCAACGTCAGGAATTAGTAGAACCTTATTTTTATCTCCTCGATATTGAAACCTACGATGAAGCTTAA
- a CDS encoding fatty acyl-AMP ligase, producing the protein MNQSIYHQPKTINQQPETIIELLRNRAINQADQHAYTFLIDGKKESEPLTYGQLDRQVRAIAALLQQHQAQGERALLLYPQGLEVIGAFCGCLYAGTIAIPVPPPESGRLKRTLPRLRSIVKDANATFALTTAGILELIANVKDEFPEFDQIKWIDTETVDLSLAEQWQNPKVDQDQLAYLQYTSGSTSTPKGVMLSHYNLMYHCQSLQQACGYDAESVSITWMPYFHDYGLVEGMMVPLYNGHPCYIMSPFSFIKRPVQWLRNMSKYLGTHSQAPNFAYDLCVRKVKQNEIAELDLSSWQAAGNAAEPINPKVMADFVETFSACGFKWEAFAPSYGLAENTLLATTKPKGTKPVFLNIETAAIERDKILVAAPEKLDGTRIVAGCGRLVGSTEIAIAHPDTMTRCRADEVGEVWIKDPSVAQGYWQRYEATKNTFQAYLQDSKEGPFLRTGDLGFMHDGELFITGRIKDLIIIRGTNHYPQDIEWTVQQLHPALRSDYGAAFSIEDKGEERLVVVQEVERRSEDFDSEKLIADIRQEIAEEHEIQVYGIILAKSGNILKTASGKIQRRACREQFLAGTLTIVAEWCENPQLTHKFRSLQGEVESLAKQIATAKM; encoded by the coding sequence ATGAATCAAAGTATATATCACCAACCTAAAACTATTAATCAGCAACCTGAGACAATAATTGAACTATTAAGAAATAGAGCAATTAATCAAGCAGATCAACACGCTTATACTTTTTTAATTGATGGAAAAAAAGAAAGCGAACCTCTTACTTATGGACAATTAGACCGTCAGGTTAGAGCGATCGCAGCATTGTTACAACAACATCAAGCTCAAGGAGAGCGTGCTTTATTACTTTATCCCCAAGGATTAGAAGTGATTGGTGCTTTTTGTGGTTGTTTATATGCAGGAACAATTGCGATTCCCGTACCTCCGCCAGAATCTGGTCGATTAAAACGTACTTTACCAAGACTGCGATCAATTGTTAAAGATGCTAATGCTACCTTTGCTTTAACTACAGCGGGAATTTTAGAATTAATTGCCAATGTCAAAGATGAATTTCCTGAATTCGATCAAATTAAATGGATTGATACTGAAACAGTAGATTTATCCCTGGCAGAACAATGGCAAAATCCAAAAGTAGACCAAGATCAACTGGCATACTTGCAATACACTTCTGGTTCGACTTCTACTCCTAAAGGAGTAATGCTTAGTCACTATAATTTGATGTATCACTGTCAATCTCTTCAGCAAGCTTGTGGCTATGATGCAGAAAGTGTCAGTATTACTTGGATGCCCTATTTCCATGATTACGGATTAGTAGAAGGAATGATGGTTCCTCTTTATAATGGCCATCCTTGCTATATCATGTCTCCGTTTTCTTTCATTAAGCGTCCAGTTCAATGGCTACGGAATATGAGTAAATATCTAGGTACTCATTCCCAAGCTCCCAACTTTGCTTACGATCTTTGTGTTCGTAAAGTTAAACAAAATGAAATTGCTGAATTAGATTTAAGCAGTTGGCAAGCAGCAGGAAACGCAGCAGAACCAATTAATCCCAAGGTAATGGCGGATTTTGTTGAAACTTTTAGTGCTTGTGGTTTTAAATGGGAAGCTTTTGCACCTTCCTATGGATTAGCAGAAAACACTTTACTTGCTACTACCAAACCCAAAGGAACTAAACCAGTTTTCCTCAACATCGAAACCGCAGCCATTGAAAGAGACAAAATTTTGGTAGCTGCTCCAGAAAAATTAGATGGAACTAGAATTGTAGCTGGTTGTGGTCGTTTAGTCGGTAGTACCGAAATTGCGATCGCTCATCCTGATACCATGACTCGTTGTCGGGCAGATGAGGTAGGCGAAGTTTGGATTAAAGATCCAAGTGTAGCTCAAGGTTATTGGCAACGTTATGAAGCTACTAAAAATACCTTTCAAGCTTATCTTCAAGACAGTAAAGAAGGACCTTTCTTGCGTACAGGTGACCTAGGCTTTATGCATGATGGCGAATTATTCATCACTGGACGTATCAAAGATTTAATCATTATCCGAGGTACAAATCATTACCCTCAAGATATTGAATGGACAGTACAACAATTACATCCCGCTTTACGTTCTGATTATGGTGCAGCCTTTTCCATTGAAGATAAAGGCGAAGAAAGATTAGTAGTGGTTCAGGAAGTAGAACGTCGTAGTGAAGATTTTGATTCTGAAAAACTGATTGCTGATATTCGTCAAGAAATTGCCGAAGAACACGAAATCCAAGTTTATGGAATTATCCTAGCTAAATCAGGCAACATCCTCAAAACGGCTAGTGGCAAAATTCAACGAAGAGCTTGTCGAGAGCAATTTTTAGCAGGAACTCTGACTATAGTTGCAGAGTGGTGTGAAAATCCTCAACTGACTCATAAGTTTCGTTCTCTTCAAGGAGAAGTGGAATCACTGGCAAAACAAATCGCCACTGCTAAAATGTAA
- a CDS encoding acyl-CoA dehydrogenase family protein produces the protein MHPLIQYRVAQLLEQDLGDPNDPKSILSFKKVVELDEEEAFPEAELNWLYNWHLQDYYVPVDCGGKFTNFEEFLAFVRVLSRRDQTTGIAFTTMFWSYLCWMAGTKEQKQKLAQFMMEEQGTMCLGYSEREHGSDLVNGGLTATKVPGGYLLNGEKWPINRATRSGVTFILARTGVEGGAKGLSLFMVDKREISSSEYYNLPKILTHGIRGSDMSGIGFNNCFVPDSMLLRQAGDGLEIGLKGFQITRTLCAAFSQGAADTALRTTLNFALKRVVYNKTVFELPQPRKTLVDAFLDILICDCETIGAARGFSVIPEQFSVWSAVVKYFVPTQLEKMVNDVYVVLGSRFYMRDEHDYGIFQKLLRDNSIISMFDGSTVVNLHALMLQFRQLTKYRAKRKPETITEIQSRLATIFSLQQSAPNFEPEKLELFSRGADDSLQGLEIALQQLKDLQQKSDVNQETLEQLINLGKLILDELNIHDELIAQSKFEFGHEQSPELFEIAKKYCTLHAAACCLHMWIYNRTLLGEFFASGEWLVLSLHRLLRTIRPMPYFISEVYLENVAQELVRLHRENKLFSIVPIQLAQSEINKQEDQINATTELVHV, from the coding sequence ATGCATCCATTAATACAATATCGAGTTGCCCAATTATTAGAACAAGATTTAGGCGATCCTAACGATCCTAAAAGCATTTTATCTTTCAAAAAAGTAGTTGAATTAGATGAAGAAGAAGCTTTTCCCGAAGCGGAATTAAACTGGCTTTATAATTGGCATCTGCAAGATTACTATGTACCTGTTGATTGTGGCGGGAAGTTTACTAATTTTGAAGAATTTCTTGCTTTTGTCAGGGTGTTATCTCGTCGTGATCAAACTACTGGAATTGCCTTTACAACTATGTTTTGGTCATACTTGTGTTGGATGGCTGGGACGAAGGAACAAAAGCAAAAATTAGCCCAGTTCATGATGGAAGAACAAGGTACGATGTGTCTCGGCTATTCCGAAAGAGAACACGGTAGTGATTTGGTTAATGGAGGTTTAACTGCTACTAAAGTTCCAGGAGGATATCTTCTCAATGGGGAAAAATGGCCCATCAACCGCGCCACTCGTTCAGGGGTGACTTTTATCTTAGCCAGAACTGGCGTAGAAGGAGGAGCCAAAGGTTTATCTTTGTTTATGGTAGATAAACGAGAAATTTCTAGTTCTGAATATTACAACCTACCGAAAATTTTGACCCACGGTATTCGTGGTTCGGATATGAGTGGCATTGGTTTTAACAACTGCTTTGTTCCTGACTCGATGCTACTACGACAAGCAGGAGACGGTTTGGAAATAGGGTTAAAAGGCTTTCAAATTACTCGTACTCTTTGTGCAGCTTTCTCTCAAGGTGCAGCAGATACAGCTTTAAGAACTACTTTAAATTTTGCTCTCAAACGTGTTGTCTATAACAAAACTGTTTTTGAGCTTCCTCAACCTCGTAAAACTCTAGTCGATGCTTTCCTAGATATTTTGATCTGTGATTGTGAAACGATTGGCGCAGCGAGAGGTTTTAGTGTCATTCCCGAACAGTTTAGCGTTTGGTCGGCAGTAGTGAAATATTTTGTTCCCACTCAGCTAGAAAAAATGGTCAATGATGTCTACGTTGTCTTGGGTTCTCGTTTCTATATGCGAGATGAACATGATTACGGCATCTTCCAAAAATTGCTACGCGATAACTCCATTATCAGTATGTTTGATGGCAGTACAGTAGTTAATCTCCATGCACTGATGCTTCAGTTTCGTCAGTTGACTAAATATCGAGCGAAGCGCAAACCTGAAACAATAACTGAGATTCAATCTCGTCTAGCCACAATTTTCTCCCTTCAACAAAGCGCACCTAATTTTGAACCAGAAAAACTAGAGTTATTTAGTCGTGGTGCAGATGATTCTTTACAGGGATTAGAAATTGCTCTTCAACAACTGAAAGATTTACAGCAAAAATCGGATGTTAATCAAGAAACGTTAGAACAATTAATTAATTTGGGCAAACTAATCTTAGATGAGTTAAACATTCATGATGAATTGATTGCTCAATCTAAATTCGAGTTCGGTCACGAGCAATCTCCCGAATTGTTTGAAATAGCCAAAAAGTATTGCACTCTCCATGCAGCAGCTTGTTGTCTTCATATGTGGATTTACAATCGCACACTGTTGGGAGAATTCTTTGCTTCAGGAGAATGGTTGGTACTTAGTCTTCATCGACTACTACGTACAATTCGACCAATGCCTTACTTTATTTCTGAAGTTTATCTCGAAAATGTTGCCCAAGAATTAGTTAGGTTACATCGAGAAAATAAATTGTTTTCCATTGTTCCCATTCAATTAGCTCAATCTGAAATTAATAAGCAAGAGGATCAAATTAATGCAACTACAGAACTCGTCCATGTCTAA
- a CDS encoding acyl carrier protein: MQLQNSSMSNQAVIQNWLIKQLAEQLSLDTATISITEPLTRYGLDSIDAVTMVGDIEDVLDVELPSTLFWDYPTIEKSSQFLADNYDLSNFNTQAENTSVLEELEETGIEATNSSKGWGGLFSRIKGA, translated from the coding sequence ATGCAACTACAGAACTCGTCCATGTCTAATCAAGCTGTTATTCAAAATTGGTTAATTAAACAATTAGCAGAACAACTTTCTTTAGATACAGCAACTATTAGTATCACTGAACCTTTAACTCGTTATGGTTTAGATTCGATTGATGCTGTGACAATGGTTGGTGATATTGAAGATGTTTTAGATGTTGAATTACCTTCTACTTTATTTTGGGATTATCCCACCATTGAAAAATCCTCTCAATTTTTAGCTGACAATTACGATCTTTCCAATTTTAATACCCAAGCTGAAAACACTTCAGTACTAGAAGAACTTGAGGAAACAGGAATAGAAGCTACTAACTCTAGCAAGGGTTGGGGTGGTCTATTCAGTCGAATTAAAGGAGCATAA